The Sphaeramia orbicularis chromosome 16, fSphaOr1.1, whole genome shotgun sequence genome window below encodes:
- the LOC115435693 gene encoding gonadotropin-releasing hormone II receptor-like, producing MSGNWSVLRLSSLAPPTQSVATPLPNTSQYPPLLDWDAPSFTRAAQFRVGATFVLFLFAACSNLALLVSVWCGRGRRLASHLRPLMLSLAAADLMVTFVAMPLDAVWNVTVQWYGGDALCKLLCFLKLFAMQASAFVLVVISLDRHHAILRPLDALSAHHRNRRMLLTAWSLSLLLASPQLFIFRAVQAEGVDFTQCATHGSFSHRWQETLYNMFHFITLYVVPLLVMSCCYSRILLHIHRQHLSNKAGESCLRRSGTDIIPKARMKTLKMTVVIVLSFVVCWTPYYLLGIWYWFQPDMLRVTPEYVHHALFVFGNLNTCCDPVIYGLYTPSFRADLAACCRRRMDAEASSRFADRLSARQGPNGRNNELNDAGVNQNQDAGPGDTERSGGSGVRLHPSGQIQPVQL from the exons ATGTCAGGTAACTGGTCAGTCCTGAGGCTGTCATCGCTGGCTCCACCCACACAATCAGTAGCCACACCCCTTCCCAACACCTCCCAGTATCCTCCACTGTTGGACTGGGATGCTCCCAGCTTCACCCGGGCCGCTCAGTTCCGTGTTGGCGCCACCTTTGTGCTTTTCCTCTTTGCTGCCTGCAGTAACCTGGCTCTATTGGTCAGTGTGTGGTGTGGGCGGGGCCGACGGCTGGCGTCCCACCTACGGCCACTGATGCTCAGCTTGGCGGCGGCTGACCTTATGGTGACGTTTGTGGCGATGCCTCTGGATGCAGTGTGGAACGTGACTGTACAGTGGTATGGAGGTGATGCACTGTGTAAGCTGCTGTGCTTTCTGAAGCTCTTCGCCATGCAGGCCTCCGCCTTCGTCCTGGTTGTCATCAGCCTTGACCGCCATCATGCCATCCTTCGGCCGCTCGATGCTCTGAGTGCACACCACAGGAACCGCCGAATGCTGTTGACAGCCTGGAGCCTGAGTCTGCTGCTGGCATCACCTCAG TTGTTCATTTTCCGGGCTGTCCAGGCCGAAGGAGTGGACTTCACACAGTGTGCAACTCATGGCAGCTTCAGCCACCGCTGGCAGGAAACACTTTACAACATGTTCCACTTCATCACACTGTATGTTGTGCCCCTACTGGTGATGAGCTGCTGCTACAGTCGCATCCTGCTGCATATCCACCGCCAGCATCTGAGCAACAAAG CAGGTGAGTCCTGTCTGCGTCGCAGCGGCACCGACATCATCCCCAAGGCTCGGATGAAGACGCTGAAGATGACTGTGGTGATCGTGTTGTCCTTCGTGGTCTGCTGGACTCCGTACTACCTGTTGGGGATCTGGTACTGGTTCCAGCCGGATATGCTGCGTGTCACACCCGAGTACGTCCACCACGCCCTCTTCGTGTTTGGGAACTTGAACACGTGCTGTGACCCTGTCATCTATGGCCTCTACACACCCTCCTTCAGAGCTGACCTGGCCGCCTGCTGCCGCCGCAGGATGGATGCAGAGGCCTCATCACGATTTGCTGACCGACTGTCGGCTCGCCAGGGTCCTAACGGCAGGAACAATGAGTTAAATGATGCAGGTGTCAATCAGAACCAGGATGCTGGACCTGGAGATACAGAGAGATCAGGAGGTTCAGGAGTCAGACTGCACCCTAGTGGACAAATTCAACCAGTACAGCTTTAA